Below is a window of Thermoanaerobaculum aquaticum DNA.
TGGAAGGACCCACCACCGGCTCCCAGTCGGGGATGGCGCCCTTAAGGTCGGCGGCTAACGCGTGTTCTTTTGCTTGGTGGGCGGCGTGACGGCCGGCGGCTAAACCAAAGGTCAGCCCTTCCAGAAGCGAGGTGGAGGCCAGGCGGTTAGCGCCGTGAACACCGGTACAGGCCACCTCCCCGGCCACGTAAAGCCCCGGGAGGGTGGTGCGTCCGGCCAAATCCGAAACCACCCCGCCGCAGGTGTAGTGAGCCCCGGGCACCACGGGGATGCGTTGGGTGGTCATGTCAATGCCGTAACGGGCGCAAATCTCGGCCACCGTGGGGAAGCGTTGGGCCAGCTCTTTGCCTTTGCCACCCAGGTCCAAAAACACGCACTCCGCCCCGGTGCGGTGGAGCTCGTCCACAATGGCCCGGGCTACCACGTCCCGGGGAGCCAGCTCGCCTTTAGGGTGGTAGCGCTTTAAAAACCGCTCACCGGCTTCGTTCACGAGCTTGGCTCCGGCACCCCGCAACGCCTCAGTAATGAGGAAGCGCGGTGCCCCGGGGACGTAGAGGCACGTGGGGTGGAACTGGATGAACTCCAAGTTCAAAAGCCGGACCCCGGCCCGGGAAGCCATGGCCAAGCCGGAACCGATGGAGCCGGGGTGGTTGGAGGTGTGGATGTAAAGGGCGCCGGCACCGCCGGTGGCAAGCACCGTGGCATCGGCAAACACCGTGCACACGCGGCTGGTACCCACCTCCAGCACGTAAGCGCCCAGGCAGCGGTTTTCCAGGGAATAGCGATCCACCGTGCGGCGGGAGTGGTGGTGGGTGGTGAGCAAGTCCACCGCTTGGTAGCCGGAAAGCAAGGTGATGTTGGGGTTTTTGCGCACGGCCTTGAGCAACCCCTCCTGAATGGCCGAGCC
It encodes the following:
- a CDS encoding L-aspartate oxidase; the encoded protein is GSAIQEGLLKAVRKNPNITLLSGYQAVDLLTTHHHSRRTVDRYSLENRCLGAYVLEVGTSRVCTVFADATVLATGGAGALYIHTSNHPGSIGSGLAMASRAGVRLLNLEFIQFHPTCLYVPGAPRFLITEALRGAGAKLVNEAGERFLKRYHPKGELAPRDVVARAIVDELHRTGAECVFLDLGGKGKELAQRFPTVAEICARYGIDMTTQRIPVVPGAHYTCGGVVSDLAGRTTLPGLYVAGEVACTGVHGANRLASTSLLEGLTFGLAAGRHAAHQAKEHALAADLKGAIPDWEPVVGPSNEDPALIAQDWSAIRHTMWNYVGIVRTRERMERAVADLRHQLVRLTQFYRTTPISAQLVDLFHGCLAAGLIAEAARRNPTSVGCHYVVG